The following proteins are co-located in the Gloeocapsa sp. PCC 7428 genome:
- a CDS encoding transglycosylase SLT domain-containing protein, with the protein MLERWKNRVPLAAGAGLCAVLVGVAVIATNNDWLQSPQDNSLHAIDHPKSSVLPLVPLSPTARMVQLSAIAQLPPSPDRDRARYVLANDYLQIQQAEQALQLLEGLDQSYPVLAAPILAKRAQAYEILGDTTNAQATYQELLERYPSHPVAVEALYALGKTTPQYWLRAIAQFPSHPRTLEIARLLLQQNPNQPQLILLLARYGYEQPGVVAVLDRLVSNYSEQLQPQDWEAIAIAYWENQVYSKAATAYQQAPRTALNVYRIGRSLQLSNKRPEAIAAYQQLIREFSTASESGTALLNLAQITQDNNQKISYLDQVVNQFPQHAGEALAQKAAILDNLGNKTSAAQTRQLLLNKYGDSDAAVEYRWRMALQKAANKDYRGAWQWAQPIPTSNPKNILAPRAGFWVGKWAQQLERQQEAKAAFEYVLSQFPQSYYAWRSATMLGLDVGNFNTVRQLNFEITPPQRAVLPAGSDTLKELYQLGQDTDAWALWRAEFQNYHQPTVAEQFTDGLLRTAIGQHLKGINLVSTLEDRESPQDQTEYQALRQELTYWQARYPFPFFEEITTWSQKRQLNPFLVTALIRQESRFEPKIRSVAGAVGLMQVMPSTGEWIAQKIDLKEYNKENPQDNMRLGTWYLDHTHEQYDNNSMLAIASYNAGPGNVSRWLRTLNTRDPDEFVEAIPFEETRGYVRQVFGNYWNYLRLYNPEVAQLVASYTKRQTSSLPQPPQ; encoded by the coding sequence ATGTTAGAACGATGGAAAAATCGAGTCCCCTTAGCTGCGGGTGCAGGATTATGTGCTGTGCTGGTTGGGGTAGCAGTGATAGCCACAAATAACGATTGGTTGCAGTCACCACAAGACAACTCATTGCACGCGATCGATCATCCAAAATCGTCGGTTCTGCCATTAGTACCGCTGTCGCCTACAGCGCGAATGGTACAACTCAGTGCGATCGCCCAGTTACCCCCCTCGCCAGATCGCGATCGCGCCCGCTATGTGTTAGCAAATGACTATCTGCAAATTCAGCAAGCCGAACAAGCGCTACAACTTCTCGAGGGTTTAGACCAAAGTTACCCTGTACTCGCTGCACCAATTCTCGCCAAACGCGCCCAAGCTTACGAAATTTTGGGTGATACCACGAACGCACAAGCAACGTATCAAGAATTACTGGAACGATATCCTTCGCATCCGGTTGCCGTTGAAGCATTGTATGCATTAGGAAAAACAACACCGCAGTATTGGCTGCGGGCGATCGCGCAGTTTCCTTCGCATCCCCGCACGCTAGAAATCGCCCGCTTGTTACTACAACAAAATCCGAATCAACCACAGTTGATCCTACTGCTTGCGAGATATGGTTATGAACAGCCAGGCGTTGTTGCAGTATTAGATCGACTTGTTAGTAACTATTCAGAACAATTACAGCCGCAAGATTGGGAAGCGATCGCGATCGCCTACTGGGAAAACCAAGTTTACTCAAAAGCTGCAACAGCTTATCAACAAGCACCACGTACAGCGTTAAACGTCTATCGCATTGGTCGAAGTCTGCAATTAAGTAATAAACGTCCTGAAGCGATCGCTGCTTATCAACAACTTATCCGCGAGTTTTCCACTGCATCTGAAAGCGGTACAGCGTTGCTAAACTTGGCACAAATTACCCAAGATAATAACCAGAAAATATCATACCTCGATCAGGTTGTCAACCAATTTCCTCAACACGCCGGCGAAGCCTTAGCGCAAAAAGCAGCAATTCTCGATAACTTGGGAAATAAAACATCTGCTGCGCAAACGCGACAATTGCTATTAAACAAGTACGGTGATTCTGATGCTGCGGTTGAGTACCGCTGGAGAATGGCACTCCAAAAGGCTGCGAATAAAGACTACCGAGGAGCATGGCAATGGGCGCAGCCAATTCCTACAAGTAATCCGAAAAATATTTTGGCTCCTCGCGCTGGATTTTGGGTTGGTAAATGGGCGCAGCAACTAGAAAGACAACAAGAAGCGAAAGCGGCATTTGAATATGTCTTAAGTCAATTTCCGCAATCGTATTATGCTTGGCGATCGGCAACGATGCTAGGGCTAGATGTTGGTAACTTTAACACTGTCCGCCAACTCAATTTTGAGATTACACCTCCACAACGCGCAGTTTTACCCGCAGGATCAGATACGTTAAAAGAACTCTATCAATTAGGACAAGATACCGATGCCTGGGCGCTGTGGCGCGCAGAATTTCAAAATTATCATCAACCGACTGTAGCCGAACAGTTTACTGATGGATTGCTACGAACGGCGATCGGGCAGCATTTGAAAGGCATTAATTTAGTTTCAACGCTAGAAGACCGCGAATCTCCTCAAGATCAAACTGAGTATCAAGCACTGCGACAAGAGTTAACGTATTGGCAAGCGCGTTATCCATTTCCCTTCTTTGAGGAAATTACGACTTGGTCGCAAAAGCGTCAACTCAATCCTTTTTTGGTAACAGCACTCATTCGCCAAGAGTCGCGCTTTGAACCAAAAATTCGTTCGGTTGCGGGCGCTGTGGGGCTAATGCAAGTGATGCCGAGTACGGGAGAATGGATCGCGCAGAAGATTGACTTGAAGGAGTATAACAAAGAGAATCCTCAAGATAATATGCGCTTGGGTACGTGGTACTTGGATCACACGCACGAACAGTACGATAATAATTCGATGCTGGCGATCGCCAGTTACAATGCAGGTCCAGGAAATGTTTCCCGATGGTTGAGAACGCTCAACACCAGAGATCCTGATGAATTTGTCGAAGCGATTCCTTTTGAAGAAACTAGAGGCTACGTTCGACAGGTATTTGGTAACTATTGGAACTATTTACGACTGTATAACCCCGAAGTAGCTCAGTTAGTCGCAAGCTACACAAAGCGTCAAACGTCTTCTCTACCGCAACCACCACAGTAA
- a CDS encoding metal-sensitive transcriptional regulator, protein MNRSHQLAEDKLPVAREEHSHSHDTSNVGDRFGDSSTHPHVHSEESLRSIVNRLSRIEGHIRGVKTMVQESRPCPEVLVQIAAVRGALDRVARMILDAHLSECITRAAQEGNIEVEMAELKAALDRFLP, encoded by the coding sequence ATGAATCGTTCTCATCAATTAGCAGAAGATAAATTGCCTGTCGCTAGGGAGGAACATTCCCACAGCCACGATACTTCCAACGTGGGCGATCGCTTTGGGGATTCGTCAACGCATCCTCATGTCCACAGTGAGGAATCACTTAGAAGCATTGTCAATCGCTTATCGCGCATTGAAGGACATATTCGCGGTGTGAAAACTATGGTACAGGAAAGCCGCCCGTGTCCAGAAGTCCTCGTCCAAATTGCTGCGGTACGCGGTGCCTTAGATCGAGTTGCCCGCATGATTTTAGACGCGCACCTAAGTGAGTGTATCACAAGAGCCGCCCAAGAAGGAAACATCGAAGTAGAAATGGCAGAGTTGAAAGCGGCTTTGGATCGGTTTTTACCTTAA
- a CDS encoding ABC transporter substrate-binding protein: MTVTLSGWSNLQEKQLLQQVLNEFEAMHPKIKVKYDAIADQYMDVLKTRLIGDTAADVFYLDAFEAPGMIEPGVLEPLDDYVTPEFDIADFQPSLLAAFQQNGKTYGFPKDFSTLVLFYNKQAFAEADLSQPPQTWEQLREYAKKLTVDRNNDSRIDRYGFGIIPELARLYFVIKAFGGELINTLEQATFASPESLQGLQLIIDQYRQERSSAQPSDAGTTSGGEIFGQGKAAMVIEGPWLIPYLEDTFPALEYATAEVPTIAGKKGTMAYTVAYVMNKKSQHKPEAWQLISYLTGKEGMTLWTRTGVALPTRKSVTQKLGYDQKPLYAPFIAGAEYATVWQAGKNLPTIMNNFNNQFISAMLGEQPLKIAMQKAQATANREIELMQ, from the coding sequence GTGACTGTAACACTTAGTGGATGGAGTAATTTGCAGGAAAAACAACTTCTCCAACAAGTATTAAATGAGTTTGAAGCGATGCATCCGAAAATTAAGGTTAAATACGATGCGATCGCTGACCAGTATATGGATGTATTGAAAACTCGTTTGATTGGCGATACCGCAGCAGATGTTTTTTATCTTGATGCTTTTGAAGCACCAGGAATGATTGAACCTGGGGTTTTAGAACCACTAGATGATTACGTCACGCCGGAATTTGATATCGCAGATTTTCAACCTTCACTGCTTGCGGCTTTTCAACAAAATGGCAAAACTTATGGTTTTCCTAAAGATTTTTCCACGCTTGTTTTGTTTTACAATAAACAAGCCTTTGCTGAAGCTGATTTGTCGCAACCACCGCAAACTTGGGAACAATTAAGAGAATACGCTAAAAAACTTACTGTTGACCGCAATAATGATAGCAGAATTGACCGTTACGGGTTTGGAATTATTCCAGAACTTGCGCGACTGTACTTTGTCATTAAAGCTTTTGGTGGTGAGTTAATTAATACACTAGAACAAGCTACGTTTGCTTCACCAGAAAGTCTGCAAGGTTTACAATTAATCATCGATCAATATCGTCAAGAGCGATCGTCGGCTCAACCTTCTGATGCTGGAACAACGTCAGGTGGCGAAATCTTTGGTCAAGGTAAAGCCGCAATGGTGATTGAAGGACCGTGGTTGATTCCTTATTTAGAGGATACGTTTCCAGCGCTTGAATATGCAACAGCCGAAGTCCCAACAATTGCCGGAAAAAAAGGCACTATGGCGTATACTGTTGCTTATGTTATGAATAAGAAGTCACAGCATAAACCGGAAGCATGGCAATTGATTTCTTACTTAACTGGAAAAGAAGGAATGACGCTATGGACGCGTACAGGGGTTGCGTTACCAACGCGCAAATCTGTCACGCAAAAGCTTGGTTACGATCAAAAACCTCTGTACGCACCGTTTATTGCAGGTGCAGAATATGCTACGGTATGGCAGGCTGGTAAAAATTTACCAACGATTATGAATAATTTTAATAATCAATTTATTAGTGCAATGTTAGGCGAACAACCACTCAAAATTGCCATGCAAAAAGCTCAAGCTACTGCCAATCGAGAAATTGAATTAATGCAGTAA
- a CDS encoding ABC transporter substrate-binding protein, with product MSAISISGCQTLPNNQQSNVTKITFWHGVNPPSNRDVLQKLIDQFNQEHQDIQVESLYIGQAEQQLPKILAAVVGNAPPDLLWFNATLTGQLVELDAIRPLENWLTASPVKNQLDPALFESMEYQGHIWSVPFGTNNSGVFYRPSLFQAAGITKLPETWEELRRVARQLTRDTDGDKRIDQHGIFLPLGKGEFAVFLWLPFMWSAGGELVADTQQAAAVDLANNSGAIAALQFWQNLIADGSAVLSLPERGFETDDFLAGKVAMQLTGPWTLGQLKSTGVDFGVFPIPADKRRATGIGGENLFVFKSTPQREQAALKFTEFVLSEQFQTQWAIGTGYLPVNLKARENEQYKAFAKELPAVQVFLDQAQYGRSRPIFPGYSRVSENIGRALEAVLLRKSSPAEALKAAQQRLNLIFQ from the coding sequence GTGTCAGCAATATCAATATCAGGATGTCAAACACTACCAAACAATCAACAATCCAACGTAACTAAAATAACATTCTGGCATGGTGTCAATCCGCCATCAAATCGAGACGTATTACAAAAATTAATCGATCAATTTAATCAAGAGCATCAAGACATTCAAGTAGAATCACTTTACATAGGACAAGCTGAACAGCAACTACCCAAAATTTTGGCAGCAGTTGTCGGCAATGCACCACCAGATTTATTATGGTTCAACGCAACATTAACCGGTCAACTTGTAGAACTTGATGCAATTCGCCCCCTCGAAAACTGGTTAACAGCATCCCCTGTCAAAAATCAACTTGATCCAGCGTTATTTGAATCGATGGAGTATCAAGGACACATTTGGTCAGTTCCTTTTGGTACAAATAATTCAGGAGTATTTTATCGTCCAAGTTTATTTCAAGCTGCGGGAATTACAAAACTACCCGAAACTTGGGAAGAATTGCGCCGAGTTGCGCGTCAGTTAACGCGCGATACCGATGGTGACAAGCGCATTGATCAACACGGGATATTTTTACCATTAGGTAAAGGCGAATTTGCCGTGTTTTTGTGGCTACCGTTTATGTGGAGTGCGGGTGGCGAGTTAGTCGCGGATACGCAACAAGCCGCAGCCGTCGATTTAGCTAACAATTCTGGCGCGATCGCCGCGTTACAATTCTGGCAAAATCTAATCGCAGATGGTTCCGCTGTGTTGTCGTTACCCGAACGTGGTTTTGAAACGGATGATTTTCTGGCGGGTAAAGTCGCTATGCAACTTACAGGACCTTGGACTTTAGGACAACTAAAAAGTACTGGCGTTGATTTTGGCGTGTTTCCGATTCCAGCAGACAAGCGCCGCGCTACCGGAATTGGTGGTGAAAACTTATTCGTATTCAAATCCACACCCCAACGCGAACAAGCTGCACTAAAATTTACCGAGTTTGTCTTAAGCGAACAGTTTCAAACGCAATGGGCGATCGGCACAGGTTACTTACCCGTCAACCTCAAAGCGCGAGAAAACGAGCAATACAAAGCGTTTGCTAAAGAACTACCAGCAGTGCAAGTCTTCTTAGATCAAGCACAATATGGGCGATCGCGTCCGATTTTTCCAGGGTACAGCCGCGTATCAGAAAACATCGGTCGAGCGTTAGAAGCCGTGTTATTACGTAAGAGTTCACCTGCTGAGGCACTAAAAGCAGCCCAGCAGCGATTAAACTTAATTTTTCAGTAA
- a CDS encoding glucokinase, with product MTLLLAGDIGGTKTILRLVQQPEIGEIQTLYEERYSSRNYPDLVPIVRQFLATAAEKTGKDTTPQKACFAIAGPVVNNTVKLTNLAWFLDSQRLEQELKIAPISLINDFAAVSYGVLGLKEEDLYTLQAGKPQPLAPVAVIGAGTGLGQGFLIKKGEEFDVFASEGGHADFAPRSELEFLLLKYLLDKHDIQRVSVERVVSGLGIIAIYQFLRDRSYATESPEIAEIVNIWEKQAGSERSVDPAAAISTAALEGRDRLSEQTLRMFVEAYGAEAGNLALKLLPYNGLYIAGGIAPKILPLIQEGNFLRAFSSKGRMRSILEDVPVNIVLNPQVGLIGAALYAAKL from the coding sequence ATGACGTTGCTATTAGCGGGTGATATTGGGGGAACTAAAACGATTTTGCGCTTAGTGCAGCAGCCAGAAATAGGCGAGATCCAAACGCTGTATGAAGAACGCTACAGTAGCCGCAATTATCCAGATTTAGTACCAATTGTCCGGCAGTTTCTCGCCACCGCAGCCGAGAAAACAGGTAAAGACACAACGCCACAAAAAGCGTGTTTTGCGATCGCAGGTCCGGTTGTCAATAATACGGTAAAACTGACAAATCTAGCGTGGTTTCTTGATTCGCAACGTTTAGAACAAGAATTAAAAATCGCGCCTATTTCCCTCATTAATGATTTTGCCGCAGTTAGCTACGGCGTTTTGGGGTTGAAGGAAGAAGATTTATATACGCTGCAAGCGGGTAAACCGCAACCATTAGCCCCAGTTGCAGTTATCGGCGCGGGAACTGGATTAGGACAAGGATTTTTGATTAAAAAAGGAGAAGAGTTTGATGTATTCGCGTCAGAAGGCGGACACGCCGATTTTGCACCGCGTTCTGAGTTAGAATTTTTACTGCTAAAGTATCTGCTGGATAAACACGATATTCAAAGAGTTTCAGTTGAAAGGGTTGTTTCAGGTTTAGGGATTATTGCAATTTATCAGTTTTTGCGCGATCGCTCGTATGCAACGGAATCACCTGAAATTGCTGAAATTGTGAATATTTGGGAAAAACAAGCAGGAAGTGAAAGAAGCGTCGATCCAGCAGCAGCGATTTCAACGGCTGCATTAGAAGGGCGCGATCGCCTCAGCGAACAAACGTTACGAATGTTTGTCGAAGCCTATGGCGCAGAAGCAGGGAATCTTGCTTTGAAGCTTTTACCGTACAATGGACTTTATATTGCAGGCGGAATTGCGCCTAAAATTTTACCACTCATTCAAGAAGGTAATTTTCTTCGTGCTTTTTCTAGTAAAGGACGAATGCGCTCGATTTTAGAAGATGTACCAGTCAATATTGTTTTAAATCCGCAAGTAGGATTAATTGGTGCGGCTTTGTATGCGGCTAAACTGTAA
- a CDS encoding histidine phosphatase family protein — MSQIVWIARHGNRIDFVNPEWFNTAERRFDPPLSDDGVVQAYQLGQRLKAENITHIFASPFLRTVQTANQIAEALDLPIKLEAGLSEWLNPAWFPEMPEKLSIEALTELYPRIDSSYTSRVVPQYPETHAEMLVRAGKTATLLADEFFSEDILLVGHGASVLGGAVGLVGASAKDQVKASLCCLVKVVRQEPDWLLELTGDTSHLSEVEEVIRFN, encoded by the coding sequence ATGAGTCAAATCGTCTGGATCGCGCGACATGGAAACCGCATTGACTTTGTTAATCCCGAATGGTTCAATACTGCCGAAAGACGCTTCGATCCGCCGCTTTCGGATGATGGAGTGGTACAAGCTTATCAACTAGGACAACGTTTGAAAGCGGAAAACATCACGCATATTTTTGCTTCTCCGTTTTTGCGCACAGTGCAAACAGCAAACCAAATCGCTGAAGCTTTAGATTTACCAATCAAATTAGAGGCGGGCTTGAGTGAGTGGTTAAATCCGGCTTGGTTTCCAGAAATGCCAGAGAAACTGTCAATTGAAGCATTAACAGAACTTTACCCGCGAATTGATTCTAGCTACACTTCGCGCGTTGTCCCACAATACCCTGAAACTCACGCCGAAATGTTAGTCCGTGCGGGTAAAACGGCAACGCTGCTAGCCGATGAGTTTTTCTCAGAAGATATTCTCTTAGTAGGACATGGTGCATCCGTCTTGGGTGGTGCGGTCGGGCTTGTCGGTGCAAGTGCTAAAGATCAAGTCAAAGCGTCTTTGTGCTGCTTAGTTAAAGTTGTGCGTCAAGAACCAGACTGGTTACTAGAGTTAACAGGAGATACGTCTCACTTGAGTGAAGTTGAAGAAGTTATTCGGTTTAATTAG